A portion of the Rhodococcus pseudokoreensis genome contains these proteins:
- the rplB gene encoding 50S ribosomal protein L2 encodes MAIRKYKPTTPGRRGSSVSDFAEITRSTPEKSLVRPLHGRGGRNAHGRITTRHKGGGHKRAYRLIDFRRNDKDGVPAKVAHIEYDPNRTARIALLHYADGEKRYIIAPKGLFQGAPVESGAGADIKPGNNLPLRNIPTGTTIHAVELRPGGGAKMARSAGSSIQLLGKEGTYATLRMPSGEIRRVDVRCRASIGEVGNAEQSNINWGKAGRMRWKGKRPTVRGVVMNPVDHPHGGGEGKTSGGRHPVSPWGKPEGRTRKNKASDKLIVRRRRTGKNKR; translated from the coding sequence ATGGCAATCCGTAAGTACAAGCCGACTACCCCGGGCCGTCGTGGCTCGAGCGTCTCGGACTTCGCCGAGATCACTCGGTCGACCCCCGAGAAGTCGCTGGTTCGCCCGCTCCACGGACGCGGTGGACGTAACGCACACGGTCGTATCACCACCCGTCACAAGGGTGGCGGACACAAGCGCGCCTACCGGCTGATCGATTTCCGTCGCAACGACAAGGACGGCGTGCCGGCCAAGGTCGCTCACATCGAGTACGACCCCAACCGCACCGCGCGTATCGCCCTGCTGCACTACGCGGACGGCGAGAAGCGCTACATCATCGCCCCCAAGGGCCTGTTCCAGGGTGCACCGGTCGAGTCCGGTGCAGGCGCCGACATCAAGCCCGGCAACAACCTGCCCCTGCGCAACATCCCGACGGGTACCACCATCCATGCGGTGGAACTCCGCCCGGGTGGCGGCGCGAAGATGGCCCGCTCGGCCGGATCCAGCATCCAGCTGCTCGGTAAGGAAGGCACCTACGCCACGCTGCGTATGCCGTCCGGCGAAATCCGTCGCGTCGACGTTCGCTGCCGCGCCTCGATCGGTGAGGTCGGCAACGCCGAACAGTCGAACATCAACTGGGGCAAGGCCGGCCGTATGCGCTGGAAGGGCAAGCGCCCGACCGTCCGTGGTGTCGTGATGAACCCGGTCGACCACCCGCACGGTGGTGGTGAGGGTAAGACCTCCGGTGGTCGCCACCCGGTCAGCCCGTGGGGCAAGCCCGAGGGCCGCACCCGCAAGAACAAGGCGAGCGACAAGCTCATTGTCCGTCGTCGCCGTACCGGCAAGAACAAGCGCTAG
- the rplE gene encoding 50S ribosomal protein L5 has protein sequence MTSTENKIQPRLKTRYREEIKAALNTEFDYANVMQIPGVVKVVVNMGVGDAARDAKLINGAVNDLALITGQKPEIRKARKSIAQFKLREGMPIGARVTLRGDRMWEFLDRLVSVALPRIRDFRGLSGNQFDGNGNYTFGLNEQSMFHEIDVDKIDRPRGMDITVVTTATNNEEGRALLKHLGFPFKEN, from the coding sequence ATGACCTCCACTGAGAACAAGATCCAGCCGCGCCTGAAGACTCGCTACCGCGAGGAGATCAAGGCTGCGCTGAACACCGAGTTCGACTACGCCAACGTGATGCAGATCCCCGGCGTCGTCAAGGTCGTCGTCAACATGGGTGTCGGTGACGCCGCGCGCGACGCCAAGCTGATCAACGGTGCCGTCAACGATCTCGCTCTGATCACCGGTCAGAAGCCCGAGATCCGCAAGGCACGCAAGTCCATCGCGCAGTTCAAGCTCCGCGAGGGAATGCCGATCGGTGCCCGCGTCACGCTGCGTGGCGACCGCATGTGGGAGTTCCTGGACCGTCTCGTGTCCGTCGCGCTTCCCCGCATCAGGGACTTCCGCGGCCTGTCGGGCAACCAGTTCGACGGCAACGGCAACTACACGTTCGGCCTGAACGAGCAGTCGATGTTCCACGAGATCGACGTGGACAAGATCGACCGCCCGCGCGGCATGGACATCACCGTGGTGACCACCGCGACCAACAACGAAGAAGGCCGTGCCCTGCTGAAGCACCTCGGCTTCCCGTTCAAGGAGAACTGA
- the rplV gene encoding 50S ribosomal protein L22, which yields MSNTETANPTAKAVARHVRVTPMKARRVVDLVRGRSVEDALNILKFAPQAASEPVAKVIASAAANAENNLDLDPSTLVVATAFVDEGATLKRFQPRAQGRAFRIRKRTSHITVIVESLPKTGTSTRNRRKGSAQ from the coding sequence ATGAGCAACACCGAAACCGCCAACCCGACCGCCAAGGCAGTAGCGCGCCACGTGCGCGTCACGCCGATGAAGGCGCGTCGCGTTGTGGACCTGGTCCGCGGGCGTTCGGTTGAAGACGCCCTGAACATCCTGAAGTTCGCGCCGCAGGCAGCGAGCGAGCCGGTCGCCAAGGTGATCGCCTCCGCAGCAGCCAACGCCGAGAACAACCTCGACCTCGACCCGAGCACGCTTGTCGTCGCCACGGCGTTCGTGGACGAGGGCGCGACCCTCAAGCGGTTCCAGCCGCGTGCACAGGGACGTGCGTTCCGTATCCGCAAGCGCACCAGTCACATCACCGTGATCGTGGAGAGCCTGCCGAAGACCGGAACATCGACCCGTAATCGCCGGAAGGGAAGTGCTCAGTAG
- the rpsQ gene encoding 30S ribosomal protein S17, with translation MSEEKAVSTEERGSRKVRTGYVVSDKMEKTIVVELEDRVKHPLYGKIIRRTSKVKAHDENGVAGIGDRVQLMETRPLSATKHWRLVEVLEKAK, from the coding sequence ATGAGTGAGGAAAAAGCAGTGAGCACTGAAGAGCGCGGCAGCCGTAAGGTCCGCACCGGATACGTCGTCTCCGACAAGATGGAGAAGACGATCGTGGTCGAGCTCGAGGACCGGGTCAAGCACCCGCTCTACGGCAAGATCATCCGGCGCACCAGCAAGGTGAAGGCGCACGACGAGAACGGCGTCGCAGGCATCGGTGACCGCGTGCAGCTGATGGAGACCCGTCCGCTGTCCGCGACCAAGCACTGGCGTCTCGTCGAGGTCCTCGAGAAGGCCAAGTAA
- the rpmC gene encoding 50S ribosomal protein L29 encodes MATGTPAAELRELTEEELVTRLRESKEELFNLRFQMATGQMDNNRRLRTVRHEIARIYTVLRERELGLAVGPDAGDAA; translated from the coding sequence ATGGCTACTGGAACCCCAGCCGCAGAGCTCCGCGAGCTCACCGAAGAAGAGCTGGTCACCCGGCTTCGTGAGTCGAAGGAAGAGCTGTTCAACCTTCGTTTCCAGATGGCCACGGGTCAGATGGACAACAACCGTCGACTGCGTACCGTTCGTCACGAGATCGCGCGCATCTACACCGTTCTGCGTGAGCGTGAGCTCGGGCTGGCCGTCGGTCCGGACGCAGGTGACGCGGCATGA
- a CDS encoding ATP-binding cassette domain-containing protein: MPAPDTAVLVEGIEKSFGDVAALRGVSFEVPRGTVLGILGPNGAGKTTTVNVLSTLLRPDAGRAFVAGHDVVEEAADVRRSIMMTGQYAALDESLTGRENLVLFGRLMGLPKASAKSRAEDLLTQFDLLDAGDRKVSGYSGGMRRRVDIACGLVIRPEVVFLDEPTTGLDPRSRQGVWSLVSALKEQGITILLTTQYLEEADLLSDNIVVIDKGTVIAEGTADELKARTGGSYCEVVPVSLDDLPRVREILTSLCPPGRVIEEGTDRLSIPAEHGAQTLAEVLRRLDLAGVTLADIALRRPSLDDVFLSLTGHVRVDESLPS, from the coding sequence ATGCCAGCACCTGACACCGCCGTTCTTGTCGAGGGAATCGAGAAATCCTTCGGTGACGTAGCAGCGTTGCGGGGTGTGAGCTTCGAGGTGCCCCGCGGCACGGTGCTGGGCATCCTGGGCCCCAACGGCGCAGGGAAGACCACCACCGTCAACGTGCTGTCGACCCTGCTGCGCCCCGATGCGGGCCGCGCATTCGTCGCCGGACACGACGTGGTCGAGGAGGCTGCCGACGTCCGTCGCAGCATCATGATGACGGGTCAGTACGCCGCGCTGGACGAGTCGCTGACCGGGCGCGAGAATCTCGTGCTGTTCGGCCGGCTCATGGGCCTGCCCAAGGCGTCCGCGAAATCGCGCGCCGAGGATCTGCTGACGCAGTTCGATCTGCTCGACGCGGGTGACCGGAAGGTGTCCGGGTATTCGGGCGGTATGCGCCGGCGCGTCGACATCGCCTGTGGCCTCGTGATCCGTCCCGAGGTCGTGTTCCTCGACGAGCCGACGACCGGCCTCGACCCCCGCAGCCGCCAGGGCGTGTGGTCCCTCGTGTCCGCGCTCAAGGAACAGGGCATCACGATCCTGCTGACGACGCAGTACCTCGAGGAGGCCGACCTCCTCAGTGACAACATCGTCGTGATCGACAAGGGCACCGTGATCGCCGAGGGCACGGCAGACGAGTTGAAGGCCCGGACCGGCGGAAGCTACTGCGAGGTCGTCCCGGTCAGCCTCGACGACCTGCCACGCGTCCGGGAGATCCTCACGAGCCTGTGCCCACCCGGCCGGGTCATCGAGGAAGGCACCGACCGGCTGTCGATTCCCGCCGAGCACGGCGCCCAGACCCTCGCCGAGGTTCTGCGCCGACTCGACCTCGCCGGCGTCACGCTCGCCGACATCGCCCTGCGGCGCCCGTCCCTCGACGACGTGTTTCTCTCACTCACCGGCCACGTCCGCGTCGACGAGAGCCTGCCGTCGTGA
- the rplW gene encoding 50S ribosomal protein L23 encodes MSTIADPRDILLAPVISEKSYGLIEEGTYTFLVHPDSNKTQIKIAVEKIFGVTVTSVNTANRQGKRKRTRFGYGKRKDTKRALVTLSADSKPIEIFGGPVA; translated from the coding sequence GTGAGCACCATCGCCGATCCCCGCGACATCCTGCTCGCCCCGGTCATCTCCGAGAAGTCCTACGGACTGATCGAGGAAGGCACCTACACCTTCCTGGTGCACCCGGACTCGAACAAGACGCAGATCAAGATTGCCGTCGAGAAGATCTTCGGCGTCACCGTGACCAGCGTCAACACCGCCAACCGTCAGGGCAAGCGCAAGCGGACCCGGTTCGGTTACGGCAAGCGCAAGGACACCAAGCGCGCGCTCGTGACCCTCTCGGCCGACAGCAAGCCCATCGAGATCTTCGGAGGACCGGTCGCGTAA
- the rplN gene encoding 50S ribosomal protein L14 translates to MIQQESRLRVADNTGAKEILCIRVLGGSSRRYAGIGDIIVATVKDAIPGGNIKKGEVVKAVIVRTTKERRRPDGSYIKFDENAAVLIKPDNDPRGTRIFGPVGRELREKKFMKIVSLAPEVL, encoded by the coding sequence GTGATTCAGCAGGAGTCGCGGCTGCGCGTCGCCGACAACACGGGTGCCAAGGAGATTCTCTGCATCCGCGTTCTCGGTGGTTCGTCTCGCCGCTACGCCGGGATCGGTGACATCATCGTCGCCACCGTCAAGGACGCCATCCCGGGTGGAAACATCAAGAAGGGCGAGGTCGTCAAGGCCGTCATCGTCCGCACCACCAAGGAACGCCGCCGTCCGGACGGGTCGTACATCAAGTTCGACGAGAACGCCGCCGTCCTCATCAAGCCGGACAACGATCCCCGTGGCACCCGCATCTTCGGCCCCGTCGGCCGCGAGCTGCGTGAGAAGAAGTTCATGAAGATCGTCTCGCTCGCCCCGGAGGTGCTGTGA
- the rpsH gene encoding 30S ribosomal protein S8, producing the protein MTMTDPIADFLTRLRNANTAYHDEVKLPHSKIKANIAEILKREGYIADYRTEDAEVGKTLIVDLKYGPSRERSLAGVRRVSKPGLRVYAKSTNLPKVLGGLGVAIISTSTGLLTDRQAANQGVGGEVLAYVW; encoded by the coding sequence ATGACCATGACCGACCCCATCGCAGACTTCTTGACGCGTCTGCGCAACGCCAACACGGCGTACCACGATGAGGTGAAGTTGCCCCACTCGAAGATCAAGGCGAACATCGCCGAGATCCTCAAGCGCGAGGGTTACATCGCCGACTACCGCACCGAAGACGCCGAGGTCGGCAAGACCCTCATCGTCGACCTGAAGTACGGCCCGAGCCGTGAGCGCAGCCTCGCCGGCGTGCGCCGCGTCTCCAAGCCGGGTCTGCGTGTGTACGCGAAGTCCACCAACCTGCCCAAGGTTCTGGGCGGCCTCGGCGTGGCGATCATTTCCACGTCCACCGGCCTGCTCACCGATCGCCAGGCGGCCAATCAAGGAGTGGGCGGGGAAGTCCTCGCCTACGTCTGGTAA
- the rpsS gene encoding 30S ribosomal protein S19 has product MPRSLKKGPFVDDHLLAKVDVQNEKGTKQVIKTWSRRSTIIPDFIGHTFAVHDGRKHVPVFVSDSMVGHKLGEFAPTRTFKGHIKDDRKAKRR; this is encoded by the coding sequence ATGCCACGCAGCCTCAAGAAGGGCCCGTTCGTCGATGACCACCTCCTCGCGAAGGTGGACGTGCAGAACGAAAAGGGAACCAAGCAGGTCATCAAGACCTGGTCCCGTCGTTCCACGATCATCCCGGACTTCATCGGCCACACGTTTGCGGTTCACGACGGCCGCAAGCACGTCCCCGTGTTCGTTTCCGACTCGATGGTCGGACACAAGCTCGGAGAGTTTGCACCGACCCGCACGTTCAAGGGTCACATCAAGGATGATCGGAAGGCGAAGAGGCGATGA
- the rpsC gene encoding 30S ribosomal protein S3 produces the protein MGQKINPHGFRLGITTDWKSRWYADKQYAEYVKEDVAIRKLLATGMERAGIAKVEIERTRDRVRVDIHTARPGIVIGRRGAEADRIRSELEKLTGKQVQLNILEVKNAEAEAQLVAQGVAEQLSNRVAFRRAMRKAIQSAMRQPNVKGIRVQCSGRLGGAEMSRSEFYREGRVPLHTLRADIDYGLYEAKTTFGRIGVKVWIYKGDIVGGKRELAANVAAPAGDRPRRERPSRPRRSGATGTTATSTEAGRAATATADAPATTEQKEG, from the coding sequence GTGGGCCAGAAAATCAACCCGCACGGCTTCCGCCTCGGCATCACCACCGACTGGAAGTCTCGCTGGTACGCAGACAAGCAGTACGCGGAGTACGTCAAGGAAGACGTCGCCATCCGTAAGCTCCTCGCCACCGGCATGGAGCGCGCGGGCATCGCGAAGGTCGAGATCGAGCGCACGCGTGACCGTGTTCGTGTCGACATCCACACCGCCCGCCCGGGCATCGTCATCGGCCGCCGCGGCGCCGAAGCCGATCGCATCCGTTCCGAGCTCGAGAAGCTGACCGGCAAGCAGGTTCAGCTGAACATCCTCGAGGTCAAGAACGCCGAGGCCGAGGCTCAGCTCGTCGCACAGGGTGTGGCCGAGCAGCTCTCGAACCGTGTCGCCTTCCGTCGCGCCATGCGCAAGGCCATCCAGTCGGCCATGCGTCAGCCCAACGTCAAGGGAATCCGCGTTCAGTGCTCCGGTCGTCTCGGCGGCGCCGAGATGTCCCGGTCGGAGTTCTACCGCGAAGGCCGTGTGCCGCTGCACACGCTTCGCGCGGACATCGACTACGGCCTCTACGAGGCCAAGACCACCTTCGGCCGCATCGGCGTGAAGGTCTGGATCTACAAGGGCGACATCGTCGGTGGCAAGCGTGAGCTCGCCGCCAACGTGGCTGCTCCCGCAGGCGACCGCCCGCGGCGTGAGCGTCCGAGCCGTCCCCGTCGCTCCGGTGCCACCGGCACCACCGCGACCAGCACCGAGGCCGGCCGCGCAGCGACCGCCACCGCCGATGCACCCGCTACGACTGAACAGAAGGAGGGCTGA
- a CDS encoding hotdog fold domain-containing protein yields MTPSSPTYAAWQKLPDNALGHALFSVGVCIRVPYFGSVLPRVVEMRPGRCEVRAPKWWGVRNHLGTFHAIAACNLAEAAMGMLSEATVPPTHRWIPKSMTVDYLAKANGPLRAVAELTELPDFGAMAAGTDVVVPVRIFDRRGAEVVHADITTWVTPK; encoded by the coding sequence ATGACACCCTCGAGCCCCACTTACGCCGCCTGGCAGAAGCTCCCCGACAACGCGCTCGGACACGCGTTGTTCTCCGTCGGCGTGTGCATCCGCGTCCCCTACTTCGGCTCGGTGCTCCCCCGCGTCGTCGAGATGCGGCCGGGCCGCTGCGAGGTGCGGGCGCCGAAGTGGTGGGGCGTCCGCAATCACCTCGGCACGTTCCATGCGATCGCCGCGTGCAACCTCGCCGAGGCCGCCATGGGCATGCTGTCCGAGGCGACCGTGCCGCCGACGCACCGGTGGATCCCGAAGTCGATGACCGTCGACTACCTCGCCAAGGCGAACGGTCCGCTGCGTGCCGTCGCGGAACTGACGGAACTGCCGGACTTCGGCGCGATGGCTGCGGGCACCGACGTGGTCGTGCCGGTGCGCATCTTCGACCGCCGTGGGGCCGAGGTGGTCCACGCCGACATCACGACGTGGGTCACCCCCAAGTAG
- a CDS encoding ABC transporter permease, translated as MTAPAQLGFERTLEGKHRRPHPSSVQQWIALSQRNLHTMWVFGQFFIAVLAPLIFTIGFYLPLRLVMKFQGIDYAQFVMPIIVLQAMAFTAISAAHRAATEASNGMNSRFQTMPVKAAVPLTARMTACLVHSTISLVAAIGYGYAIGFRFSGGLGLTAAFCGLAMLIGFTLTTGADALGTLTRSPEVTSQALTLPQLILGMFSSGFVPVTQFPEWAQGFVRNQPISQFSTSMRAMTDGTITFHQLTPTLLWCGGLALVFIPLSIWSNVRRG; from the coding sequence GTGACGGCGCCCGCCCAGCTCGGATTCGAGCGCACCCTCGAAGGCAAGCACCGGCGGCCGCATCCGTCGAGCGTCCAGCAGTGGATTGCGCTGTCCCAGCGGAATCTGCACACGATGTGGGTGTTCGGTCAGTTCTTCATCGCAGTGCTGGCGCCGTTGATCTTCACCATCGGGTTCTATCTGCCGCTGCGTCTGGTGATGAAGTTCCAGGGCATCGATTACGCGCAGTTCGTCATGCCGATCATCGTCCTGCAGGCCATGGCGTTCACCGCGATCTCGGCGGCACACCGCGCGGCCACCGAGGCGTCGAACGGCATGAATTCCCGGTTCCAGACGATGCCGGTCAAGGCGGCGGTCCCGCTGACGGCGCGCATGACCGCGTGCCTCGTGCACTCGACGATCTCACTCGTCGCCGCGATCGGCTACGGATACGCGATCGGCTTCCGGTTCTCCGGCGGACTCGGGCTGACCGCGGCGTTCTGCGGGCTGGCGATGCTGATCGGGTTCACGCTCACGACGGGCGCCGACGCCCTCGGCACTCTCACCCGCAGCCCCGAGGTCACCAGTCAGGCGCTCACGCTCCCCCAGCTGATTCTCGGCATGTTCTCCTCCGGTTTCGTTCCGGTGACACAGTTCCCCGAGTGGGCGCAGGGCTTCGTGCGCAATCAGCCCATCTCGCAGTTCTCCACGTCCATGCGTGCCATGACGGACGGCACGATCACGTTCCACCAACTGACACCCACTCTGCTGTGGTGCGGCGGGCTGGCGCTGGTCTTCATTCCGTTGTCGATCTGGTCGAATGTGAGGCGCGGATGA
- the rpsJ gene encoding 30S ribosomal protein S10: MAGQKIRIRLKAYDHEAIDASARKIVETVTRTGARVVGPVPLPTEKNVYCVIRSPHKYKDSREHFEMRTHKRLIDILDPTPKTVDALMRIDLPASVDVNIQ, translated from the coding sequence GTGGCGGGACAGAAGATCCGCATCAGGCTCAAGGCCTACGACCATGAGGCGATCGACGCGTCAGCGCGCAAGATCGTCGAGACGGTGACCCGTACCGGGGCCCGCGTCGTTGGACCCGTGCCGTTGCCGACCGAAAAGAACGTGTACTGCGTCATCCGCTCGCCGCACAAGTACAAGGACTCGCGCGAGCACTTCGAGATGCGTACTCACAAGCGGCTTATCGACATCCTCGACCCGACGCCCAAGACGGTTGACGCGCTCATGCGCATCGACCTTCCGGCCAGCGTCGACGTCAACATTCAGTGA
- the rplD gene encoding 50S ribosomal protein L4, translating to MTSTETSTTKLTLDVKVAGGKTNGTVDLPAEIFDAPANIALLHQVVVAQLAAARQGTHSTKTRGEVRGGGKKPYRQKGTGRARQGSTRAPQFAGGGTVHGPQPRDYSQRTPKKMKAAALRGALSDRARNERIHVITELVAGQTPSTKSARTFLGEISDRKKVLLVVGRADIAAWKSVQNLDGVHPIAPDQLNTYDVLNSDDVVFSVEALNAFIHGPAETAQEENKEEGK from the coding sequence ATGACCAGCACCGAGACATCGACGACCAAGCTGACGCTGGACGTCAAGGTCGCCGGCGGCAAGACCAACGGCACCGTCGATCTCCCCGCGGAGATCTTCGACGCGCCTGCCAACATCGCGCTTCTCCACCAGGTTGTCGTCGCGCAGCTCGCCGCTGCACGTCAGGGCACCCACTCCACCAAGACCCGCGGCGAGGTTCGCGGCGGTGGCAAGAAGCCGTACCGCCAGAAGGGCACCGGCCGCGCCCGTCAGGGCTCGACCCGTGCACCGCAGTTCGCCGGTGGTGGCACCGTCCACGGCCCGCAGCCGCGCGACTACAGCCAGCGGACCCCCAAGAAGATGAAGGCCGCCGCACTGCGCGGAGCCCTCTCCGACCGGGCCCGCAACGAGCGCATCCACGTGATCACCGAACTGGTCGCCGGTCAGACTCCGTCCACGAAGTCCGCCCGCACCTTCCTCGGCGAGATCTCGGATCGCAAGAAGGTCCTGCTCGTCGTCGGGCGCGCGGACATCGCGGCCTGGAAGAGCGTGCAGAACCTGGACGGCGTGCACCCCATTGCACCCGACCAGCTCAACACCTACGACGTGCTCAACAGCGATGACGTCGTGTTCAGCGTCGAGGCGCTCAACGCGTTCATCCACGGGCCCGCCGAGACCGCCCAGGAAGAGAACAAGGAGGAGGGCAAGTGA
- the rplC gene encoding 50S ribosomal protein L3, which yields MTDTKIKGILGTKLGMTQVFDENNRVVPVTVVKAGPNVVTQIRTEERDGYSAVQLAFGAIDPRKVNKPTSGQFAKAGVTPRRHVVELRVADTSEYEVGQELTAEVFEDGAYVDVTGTSKGKGFAGTMKRHGFSGQGASHGAQAVHRRPGSIGGCATPGRVFKGMRMSGRMGSDRITTQNLSVHKVDAENGLLLIKGAIPGRKGGLVIVKSAVKGGARA from the coding sequence ATGACTGATACCAAGATCAAGGGAATCCTGGGCACCAAGCTCGGCATGACCCAGGTCTTCGACGAGAACAACCGGGTCGTTCCGGTCACCGTCGTGAAGGCCGGACCGAACGTCGTGACCCAGATTCGTACCGAAGAGCGTGACGGCTACAGCGCCGTGCAGCTCGCGTTCGGCGCCATCGACCCGCGCAAGGTGAACAAGCCGACTTCCGGCCAGTTCGCCAAGGCCGGCGTCACCCCGCGCCGCCACGTTGTGGAGCTCCGCGTTGCCGACACCTCGGAGTACGAGGTCGGCCAGGAACTTACCGCCGAGGTCTTCGAGGACGGCGCTTACGTCGACGTCACCGGAACCAGCAAGGGTAAGGGCTTCGCCGGAACCATGAAGCGCCACGGCTTCTCCGGTCAGGGTGCATCGCACGGTGCGCAGGCCGTTCACCGTCGCCCCGGTTCCATCGGTGGTTGCGCCACTCCGGGCCGCGTGTTCAAGGGCATGCGCATGTCCGGCCGCATGGGTAGCGACCGCATCACGACGCAGAACCTCTCCGTTCACAAGGTGGACGCCGAGAACGGCCTGCTGCTGATCAAGGGTGCGATCCCCGGCCGCAAGGGTGGCCTCGTGATCGTCAAGAGTGCAGTGAAGGGTGGTGCACGAGCATGA
- the rplF gene encoding 50S ribosomal protein L6, producing MSRIGKIPVTVPGGVDVSIDGQDVTVKGPKGSLALTISEPIAIAKNDDGTLSVTRPDDERRSRALHGLSRTLVQNLITGVTDGYTTKMEIHGVGYRVALKGKDLEFALGYSHPVPIEAPEGITFAVESPTRFSVSGIDKQKVGQISANIRRLRRPDPYKGKGVRYEGEQIRRKVGKTGK from the coding sequence ATGTCGCGTATTGGAAAGATTCCCGTCACCGTCCCCGGCGGCGTCGACGTCTCGATCGACGGCCAGGACGTCACGGTCAAGGGACCCAAGGGCTCGCTGGCCCTGACGATCTCCGAGCCGATTGCCATTGCGAAGAACGACGACGGCACGCTCAGCGTGACCCGTCCGGACGACGAGCGTCGCAGCCGCGCGCTGCACGGTCTGTCTCGCACCCTGGTTCAGAACCTCATCACCGGTGTCACCGACGGTTACACCACCAAGATGGAGATTCACGGCGTCGGTTACCGCGTCGCGCTCAAGGGCAAGGACCTCGAGTTCGCACTCGGCTACAGCCACCCGGTCCCGATCGAGGCTCCGGAAGGCATCACCTTCGCGGTCGAGTCGCCCACCAGGTTCTCGGTGTCGGGCATCGACAAGCAGAAGGTCGGGCAGATCTCGGCCAACATCCGTCGTCTCCGTCGTCCGGACCCGTACAAGGGCAAGGGCGTGCGTTACGAGGGTGAGCAGATCCGCCGCAAGGTCGGAAAGACGGGTAAGTGA
- the rplX gene encoding 50S ribosomal protein L24 — protein sequence MKVHKGDTVLVIAGKDKGAKGKVIQAYPATNKVLVEGVNRIKKHTAVSANERGASSGGIVTQEAPIHVSNVAVVDSDGNPTRVGYRTDEESGKRVRISRKNGKDI from the coding sequence ATGAAGGTGCACAAGGGTGACACCGTGCTGGTCATCGCCGGCAAGGACAAGGGCGCGAAGGGCAAGGTCATCCAGGCCTACCCCGCGACCAACAAGGTCCTCGTCGAAGGCGTGAACCGCATCAAGAAGCACACCGCGGTTTCCGCGAACGAGCGCGGAGCTTCCTCCGGCGGCATCGTCACGCAGGAAGCCCCGATCCACGTTTCCAACGTCGCGGTCGTCGACTCGGACGGCAACCCCACTCGCGTGGGCTACCGGACCGACGAAGAGTCCGGCAAGCGCGTTCGGATTTCCCGGAAGAACGGGAAGGACATCTGA
- a CDS encoding type Z 30S ribosomal protein S14, translated as MAKKALVNKANKKPKFAVRAYTRCQRCGRPHSVFRKFGLCRICVREMAHAGELPGVHKSSW; from the coding sequence ATGGCTAAGAAGGCATTGGTCAACAAGGCCAACAAGAAGCCCAAGTTCGCGGTGCGCGCCTACACCCGCTGCCAGCGCTGCGGCCGTCCGCACTCGGTGTTCCGCAAGTTCGGCCTGTGCCGAATCTGCGTCCGTGAGATGGCGCACGCCGGCGAGCTGCCCGGCGTTCACAAGAGCTCCTGGTGA
- the rplP gene encoding 50S ribosomal protein L16: MLIPRRVKHRKQHHPSRSGAAKGGTQVTFGDYGIQALEPAYITNRQIESARIAMTRHIKRGGKIWINIFPDRPLTKKPAETRMGSGKGSPEWWIANVKPGRVMFEMSYPNEEIAREALRRAMHKLPCKCRIVTREEQF, encoded by the coding sequence ATGTTGATCCCACGGCGGGTCAAGCACCGCAAGCAGCACCATCCGAGCCGTTCGGGTGCCGCCAAGGGTGGAACCCAGGTGACCTTCGGTGACTACGGCATCCAGGCTCTCGAGCCCGCCTACATCACCAACCGGCAGATCGAGTCCGCTCGTATCGCCATGACCCGGCACATCAAGCGTGGCGGCAAGATCTGGATCAACATCTTCCCGGATCGCCCCCTCACCAAGAAGCCGGCCGAAACCCGCATGGGTTCCGGTAAGGGTTCGCCCGAGTGGTGGATCGCGAACGTCAAGCCCGGTCGCGTGATGTTCGAAATGAGCTACCCCAATGAGGAGATCGCTCGTGAGGCCCTGCGTCGCGCGATGCACAAGCTCCCGTGCAAGTGCCGGATCGTGACAAGGGAGGAGCAGTTCTGA